The Nitrospira sp. CR1.1 genome has a segment encoding these proteins:
- a CDS encoding peptidoglycan DD-metalloendopeptidase family protein, with the protein MSFLDRFLIISVVLLASVFPVELFPNTGPVPRGGDGQLSGKQGQVVVVTVPGLKEAASVKGRFMGRTVTLFPNPAAGGTGYVGLLGIDLQDEPGPHELSIDAQLGEQTRHFSYQVLVVKEKFAVEYLKLPKEKVDLDEKATARWKAEQEQVRKALAEESAMRLWQAGFVEPVHGKRTGIFGSVRIMNGQPRNPHNGEDIGAPMGTDVLASNDGVVRLVVDHIFSGRGVFVDHGLGLYSMYFHLSEALVNEGDLVKAGQVIGKVGATGRATGPHLHWGMKVNGARVNPYALLELPFPQNPAAVRPVLAAPPILPQGESSAPTAVGGDGR; encoded by the coding sequence ATGTCGTTTCTGGATCGTTTTCTCATCATCTCGGTCGTGCTGCTGGCCAGCGTGTTCCCTGTCGAGCTGTTCCCAAACACGGGCCCCGTCCCTCGCGGCGGGGACGGGCAGTTAAGCGGGAAGCAGGGGCAGGTCGTGGTGGTCACTGTCCCCGGCCTCAAGGAGGCCGCCAGCGTCAAAGGCCGGTTCATGGGCCGTACCGTGACGCTGTTTCCGAATCCCGCCGCCGGCGGGACGGGCTATGTCGGCTTGCTCGGTATCGATCTGCAGGATGAACCCGGCCCGCATGAGCTGTCCATCGACGCGCAATTGGGCGAACAGACCAGGCATTTTTCCTATCAAGTCCTCGTGGTGAAGGAGAAGTTTGCCGTCGAATATCTGAAATTGCCGAAGGAGAAAGTCGATCTTGATGAGAAAGCGACCGCTCGCTGGAAGGCGGAGCAAGAGCAGGTTCGCAAGGCCTTAGCGGAGGAATCCGCGATGCGCCTCTGGCAGGCCGGGTTCGTCGAGCCGGTTCACGGGAAACGCACCGGCATTTTCGGCAGTGTCCGCATCATGAACGGGCAACCCAGAAATCCGCACAACGGAGAGGATATCGGCGCGCCGATGGGGACCGACGTTCTGGCCAGCAATGACGGGGTCGTGCGGCTCGTCGTCGATCATATTTTTTCGGGGCGGGGTGTTTTTGTCGATCACGGCCTCGGTCTCTACTCGATGTATTTTCATCTGTCGGAGGCGCTGGTCAACGAAGGTGATTTGGTCAAGGCCGGCCAGGTGATCGGGAAGGTCGGCGCCACTGGAAGAGCGACCGGCCCGCATCTCCACTGGGGCATGAAGGTCAACGGCGCACGCGTGAACCCCTATGCGCTCCTCGAATTGCCCTTTCCACAGAATCCCGCCGCTGTCCGCCCGGTATTGGCTGCGCCGCCGATCCTGCCGCAGGGAGAATCATCCGCCCCGACGGCGGTCGGCGGTGATGGGCGATAG
- the pafA gene encoding Pup--protein ligase: MQQRIFGLENEYGLIFSPNGKIYLPMEKVLGYIFEGLIPNSWPSNAFLVNGARFYQDTGCHPEYSTPECDNILDLVIHDKAGERLLEACLPAAEERLREEGLSGEIYIFKNNTDSLGNTYGCHENYLMRRDVDFWKVTEQLIPFFVTRQIYSGAGKVLKVSGKPQYFISQRAQHIHEKTSSSTTSSRSIINTRDEPHADAEKYRRLHIIVGDSNMSEYATYLKVGAATLVLSMIESGFGVTGMELEDPVKAIREISRDPTLNKKVKLDDGRQMTAIEIQRVYVKRAMEFLAAQDHDPVLDDVLDKWISVLDRLEEDPMQLVHEVDWVMKKHLIQSYTDKKDCGWDDPRVFLLDLQFHDVKRTRGLYYLMENRGMAARMVEEEAVQRAMSVPPQTTRAKVRGDFIRFARAKNRSYTVDWTYLKLNGYWEETILCMDPFSAANRRVEELLSQVSGARLYR, translated from the coding sequence ATGCAACAACGAATTTTCGGCCTGGAAAATGAGTATGGCCTGATTTTTTCTCCCAACGGGAAGATCTATCTTCCGATGGAGAAAGTGCTGGGCTATATCTTTGAAGGGCTGATTCCGAACAGCTGGCCGTCGAACGCGTTCCTGGTCAACGGCGCGCGATTTTATCAGGATACCGGCTGCCATCCCGAATACTCGACGCCGGAGTGCGACAACATTCTCGACCTCGTCATTCACGACAAGGCCGGCGAGCGCTTGCTGGAAGCCTGCCTGCCGGCGGCCGAGGAGCGCTTGCGGGAAGAGGGGCTTTCGGGCGAGATCTACATTTTTAAGAACAATACCGATTCACTCGGGAACACGTACGGGTGTCATGAAAATTACCTCATGCGCCGGGACGTGGATTTCTGGAAGGTGACCGAGCAACTCATCCCGTTTTTTGTCACCAGGCAAATTTATTCCGGCGCGGGCAAGGTCTTGAAGGTGTCCGGCAAGCCGCAGTACTTTATTTCCCAACGCGCGCAGCACATCCACGAAAAAACGTCCTCCTCCACGACCTCGTCGCGCAGCATCATCAATACGCGGGATGAACCCCATGCCGATGCGGAGAAGTACCGGCGGCTCCATATCATCGTGGGGGATTCCAATATGTCGGAATATGCCACCTATTTGAAGGTCGGCGCCGCCACGCTGGTCTTGTCCATGATCGAATCGGGATTCGGGGTGACCGGCATGGAGCTCGAAGATCCCGTCAAAGCCATCCGTGAAATCTCCCGCGATCCCACGCTGAACAAGAAGGTGAAGCTGGATGACGGCCGGCAGATGACCGCCATCGAAATCCAGCGCGTCTACGTCAAGCGCGCCATGGAATTTCTGGCCGCGCAGGATCATGACCCGGTCCTGGATGATGTGCTGGACAAGTGGATTTCCGTGCTGGATCGCCTGGAAGAAGATCCGATGCAGCTCGTGCATGAGGTCGATTGGGTGATGAAAAAGCATCTCATCCAATCGTACACGGACAAAAAAGACTGCGGGTGGGATGATCCCAGAGTGTTTCTGTTGGATTTGCAATTTCATGACGTGAAACGTACGCGCGGGCTGTATTATTTGATGGAGAACCGCGGCATGGCCGCCAGAATGGTGGAGGAAGAGGCGGTGCAACGGGCCATGTCGGTGCCGCCCCAGACCACCAGGGCGAAAGTCCGTGGTGATTTTATCCGGTTCGCGCGGGCGAAGAATCGTTCCTATACGGTCGATTGGACCTATCTCAAACTGAACGGGTATTGGGAAGAGACGATTCTCTGTATGGACCCCTTCAGCGCCGCCAACCGGCGGGTTGAGGAATTATTATCGCAGGTCTCCGGTGCGCGCTTGTACCGATGA
- the prcA gene encoding proteasome subunit alpha, with protein sequence MPLPYYVSPEQMMQDKAEYAKKGIAKGRSIIALEYVDGILLAADNPSSSLHKVSEVYDRIAFAGAGKYSEFEHLRKAGIRHADLTGYMYSREDVSARTLSNAYSQSLGTAFSTDVKPLEVEILVVQVGGNGQANEIFRISFDGSITDEKSFAVIGGRSEAVQQYLREHATPQPPTLKDGLRRCLSALEQVATQKIPSENLEVAVLDRQRQGRKFRRLTSADISHLFA encoded by the coding sequence ATGCCGTTGCCCTACTACGTCTCGCCTGAACAGATGATGCAGGATAAGGCGGAGTATGCCAAAAAAGGCATCGCCAAGGGACGCTCGATCATTGCCCTGGAATATGTGGACGGTATTCTGCTGGCGGCGGACAATCCCAGCTCTTCCCTGCATAAGGTTTCCGAGGTGTATGACCGTATCGCGTTTGCCGGGGCCGGCAAATATAGCGAATTCGAGCATCTCCGCAAGGCAGGCATTCGCCATGCCGATCTGACCGGGTATATGTACAGCCGGGAAGATGTGAGCGCGCGGACCCTCTCGAACGCCTATTCCCAGAGCCTGGGGACGGCCTTCAGCACGGATGTGAAGCCGTTGGAGGTGGAAATCCTTGTGGTCCAGGTCGGGGGAAACGGCCAGGCGAACGAAATCTTTCGCATCTCCTTTGACGGCAGCATTACGGATGAAAAAAGTTTCGCGGTGATCGGCGGGCGCTCGGAAGCCGTCCAGCAATACTTGCGCGAACATGCGACGCCGCAGCCGCCGACGCTCAAAGACGGACTCCGGCGCTGTCTCTCCGCCCTTGAGCAGGTCGCCACGCAAAAAATTCCTTCTGAAAACCTCGAAGTTGCCGTGTTGGATAGGCAGCGCCAGGGGCGGAAATTCCGCCGGTTGACGAGCGCTGACATCTCCCACCTGTTCGCGTAA
- the prcB gene encoding proteasome subunit beta, which yields MNPMSFLPHHDGSSFFDFLSQHHPGLRPGVQGLAMPRAALPEDLGRPGALPVPHGTTVLALKYRDGAIIAGDRRATEGFQIADRRIEKVFRIDEYSAMAIAGAAGPCIEMAKLFQTELEHYEKLEGVQLSCEGKANKLGQMVKANLPMVFQGLVVMPLYVGYDLKRKEGRIFKYDITGGRYEESDHHSIGSGGKDARNTMREHYRLGLDEEAALRVGLLALYNAADEDVGTGGPDLVRGIYPTAKIVSDAGITDVPEARVRGLYETMIAERRRS from the coding sequence ATGAACCCTATGTCCTTTCTGCCTCATCACGACGGTTCCAGCTTCTTCGATTTTCTCAGCCAGCACCATCCCGGGTTAAGGCCGGGCGTACAGGGCCTCGCGATGCCGCGCGCGGCGCTTCCGGAAGATCTCGGCCGGCCGGGCGCTCTCCCGGTGCCGCACGGAACGACGGTGCTGGCGTTGAAATATCGGGATGGGGCGATTATTGCCGGCGATCGGCGGGCGACGGAGGGATTTCAGATCGCCGATCGCCGGATCGAAAAAGTGTTCCGCATCGACGAGTATTCCGCCATGGCCATTGCCGGCGCGGCAGGGCCCTGCATCGAAATGGCGAAGTTATTTCAAACCGAGCTTGAACATTATGAAAAGCTGGAAGGCGTCCAGCTGTCATGCGAGGGCAAGGCCAACAAGCTGGGGCAAATGGTGAAGGCCAATCTGCCGATGGTCTTTCAAGGATTGGTCGTGATGCCCCTCTATGTCGGGTACGATCTGAAGCGAAAGGAAGGCCGTATCTTCAAATATGACATTACGGGCGGCCGGTACGAAGAGTCCGATCATCATTCCATCGGCTCCGGCGGCAAAGACGCGCGCAATACCATGCGGGAACATTACCGGCTCGGGCTCGACGAAGAAGCCGCGCTCCGCGTCGGATTGCTGGCGTTGTACAATGCCGCGGATGAAGACGTGGGAACGGGAGGGCCGGATCTGGTCCGCGGGATTTATCCGACGGCAAAGATCGTGAGCGATGCCGGTATCACGGATGTGCCGGAAGCCCGCGTCCGCGGCCTGTACGAAACCATGATCGCAGAACGAAGGAGATCTTAG
- a CDS encoding proteasome accessory factor PafA2 translates to MNETHSHSLSRVIGTETEFGIASRDPNAADPVANSIHVIGYYPHLPAPHAVWDYENENPLLDARGFEVDGERERPGPEYNRQLNKVLANGGRLYVDGAHPEYSTPECTNAREIVAFERVGERIIAQALAGITEARGRDQFVLYKNNSDGKGNSYGYHEDYLVSRAVSFDRITQVLTPFLVTRPIYAGSGKVGAENQTTPVDYQISQRADFFETLVDLNTMVRRPIINTRDEPHSDAAKYRRLHVIVGDANMAEVSTYLKVGTLSIVLDLLEAGADLPRISLADPVSAIKQVSRDVLVKESLKLTDGSAVTAIAVQRAFLKAAQGYYACHELNQVTKDILVRWEDVLDRLERDPRSLVRELDWVAKRYLIESYMDRKSCGWDDPRVRLMDLQYHDVRPDRGLYYTLERSHMIERVVLDHEISRAEMNPPGGTRAYFRGQCVKKYPNAVYGVSWTSVLFDVGQNKIKRIPLMDPLRGTEALTGELLAQAETAAALLEKLST, encoded by the coding sequence ATGAACGAGACTCATTCGCACAGCCTGTCCCGTGTCATCGGCACGGAGACTGAATTCGGTATTGCCAGCCGGGATCCGAACGCGGCCGATCCCGTGGCGAACTCCATTCATGTCATCGGGTACTACCCGCATCTTCCTGCGCCTCATGCGGTGTGGGACTATGAGAACGAAAATCCCCTGCTGGATGCTCGTGGGTTCGAGGTCGATGGGGAACGCGAGCGGCCGGGGCCCGAATACAATCGGCAACTCAATAAGGTGTTGGCCAACGGCGGCCGGCTCTATGTCGACGGCGCCCATCCGGAATATTCCACGCCTGAGTGCACCAATGCCCGGGAAATCGTGGCGTTCGAGCGGGTCGGCGAGCGCATCATTGCCCAGGCCCTGGCCGGGATCACGGAGGCGCGCGGCCGCGATCAATTCGTGCTCTATAAGAATAATTCGGACGGCAAGGGCAACAGCTACGGCTATCACGAGGACTATCTTGTCTCGCGCGCGGTGTCGTTCGATCGGATCACGCAGGTGCTCACGCCGTTTCTCGTGACGCGGCCGATTTACGCCGGGTCGGGCAAGGTCGGAGCCGAGAATCAGACCACCCCCGTCGATTACCAGATTTCGCAGCGAGCCGATTTCTTCGAAACGCTCGTGGACCTCAACACCATGGTGCGGCGACCCATCATCAACACGCGGGATGAACCGCATTCCGATGCGGCAAAATACCGGCGCCTCCATGTGATCGTCGGGGACGCCAATATGGCGGAGGTCTCAACCTATCTCAAGGTCGGTACGCTGTCGATCGTGCTGGATCTACTTGAGGCCGGGGCCGACCTTCCCCGGATAAGTCTGGCCGACCCGGTCAGCGCCATCAAGCAAGTGTCACGGGATGTGCTGGTGAAGGAGAGCCTCAAGCTGACCGACGGCAGCGCGGTGACCGCGATTGCGGTGCAGCGGGCCTTCCTCAAGGCGGCGCAGGGGTACTATGCCTGCCATGAACTCAATCAGGTTACGAAAGACATCCTGGTGCGTTGGGAGGATGTGCTCGACCGTCTGGAGCGGGACCCGCGTTCGCTGGTGCGGGAGTTAGACTGGGTGGCCAAGCGCTACCTGATAGAGTCCTATATGGACCGCAAGTCCTGCGGGTGGGATGATCCGCGCGTGCGATTGATGGATCTGCAATATCATGATGTCCGTCCGGACCGGGGATTGTATTACACCCTCGAACGCAGCCATATGATCGAGCGGGTCGTGTTGGACCATGAGATTTCCCGGGCGGAGATGAACCCTCCGGGCGGGACAAGGGCGTACTTCCGCGGCCAGTGCGTGAAGAAATACCCGAATGCCGTCTACGGGGTGAGCTGGACCTCTGTGCTCTTTGATGTCGGGCAGAACAAGATCAAGCGGATTCCGTTGATGGACCCCCTGCGCGGCACCGAAGCGCTGACGGGGGAGCTCCTGGCCCAGGCGGAAACCGCGGCTGCGCTGCTCGAAAAACTGTCAACCTGA
- the arc gene encoding proteasome ATPase has translation MAESKGSSGRLRSFRDSVKRLTRSLSDGDGVVTHKNDEHAREVEKLRTQIQSMEEEIRRLYQSRYQLEQTTKQNEKLVATLQEAKSQIETLRAEVEKLTAPPSTYGIFSSLDTDGTGNVYVSGRKMKVSLHPSIKAKELRKGQEVILNEALNVIAVRGFDVQGEVVRLKDVLEGNRALVTLHFDEEKVAELGEPLVRERLSVGDHLLYDPRSGCVIEKLPKSEAEELVLEEVPDVDYEHIGGLQREIEQVRDAVELPFLYPHIFSNYRLSAPKGVLLYGPPGCGKTLIAKAVASSIAKKLGHLKDRQLRSYFLHVKGPELLNKYVGESERQVREVFKKAKERADDGHPVIVFFDEMDALFRTRGTGISSDIESTIVPQFLSEIDGVERLTNVIVIGASNRQDLIDPAVLRAGRLDVKVKVGRPDATAARDIFSKYVTADLPFAEEDLARHGGDARALVDFLMNLTVDAMYATTDENKFIEVTYANGEKEVLYFKDFASGALIEGIVSRAKKFAVKRAIAQEGSGLRADDLIRAIREEFKEHEDLPNTTNPDDWAKVAGKKGEKIVHLRTISGGLSEARQIETVNTGHYL, from the coding sequence ATGGCCGAATCAAAAGGGAGTTCAGGCCGACTCCGGTCCTTCCGTGATTCCGTCAAGCGCCTGACCCGGTCACTTTCTGACGGAGATGGAGTCGTGACGCACAAGAACGACGAACATGCCCGCGAAGTTGAAAAACTTCGTACCCAAATCCAGTCCATGGAGGAGGAGATCCGGCGGCTCTACCAGTCACGCTACCAGCTCGAGCAGACGACGAAGCAGAATGAAAAGCTCGTCGCCACCCTTCAGGAAGCCAAATCACAAATCGAAACATTGCGGGCCGAAGTCGAGAAGCTGACGGCTCCTCCTTCGACGTACGGCATTTTTTCCAGCCTGGATACCGATGGCACGGGGAATGTGTATGTCTCCGGGCGCAAGATGAAGGTCAGCCTGCACCCTTCCATTAAAGCCAAGGAATTGCGCAAAGGCCAGGAGGTGATCCTCAATGAGGCCCTGAATGTCATCGCCGTACGCGGGTTCGACGTTCAGGGTGAAGTGGTCCGTTTGAAGGATGTGCTGGAAGGGAACCGCGCCTTGGTGACTTTGCATTTCGATGAAGAGAAGGTTGCGGAACTCGGCGAACCGTTGGTCCGCGAGCGTCTGAGCGTAGGCGATCACCTCTTGTATGATCCGCGATCGGGTTGCGTCATCGAAAAACTGCCGAAGTCCGAAGCCGAGGAGCTGGTGCTGGAAGAGGTGCCCGATGTGGACTACGAGCACATCGGCGGACTGCAGCGGGAAATCGAACAGGTGCGCGATGCGGTGGAGCTCCCGTTCCTGTACCCGCATATTTTCTCCAACTATAGGTTGAGCGCGCCGAAGGGGGTGCTGCTGTACGGCCCGCCCGGCTGCGGGAAAACGCTCATTGCAAAAGCCGTGGCCAGTTCCATTGCCAAGAAGCTCGGGCATTTAAAAGACCGGCAGCTGCGCAGTTATTTCCTCCATGTGAAGGGCCCTGAGCTGTTGAATAAGTACGTCGGCGAGTCGGAGCGGCAGGTGCGCGAAGTGTTCAAGAAGGCCAAAGAACGGGCCGACGACGGCCACCCCGTGATTGTGTTTTTCGACGAAATGGACGCCTTGTTCCGCACGCGCGGCACCGGCATCTCGTCGGACATCGAGTCGACCATTGTGCCGCAGTTCTTGTCCGAGATCGACGGCGTCGAGCGATTGACCAATGTGATCGTCATCGGCGCCAGTAACCGCCAGGATCTCATCGATCCCGCCGTTCTGCGCGCGGGCAGGCTGGATGTGAAGGTGAAGGTCGGTCGTCCCGATGCGACGGCGGCCCGGGATATTTTCTCCAAATACGTGACGGCAGATCTTCCCTTCGCCGAGGAAGATCTCGCGCGGCACGGCGGGGATGCCCGCGCGCTCGTCGATTTCCTGATGAATCTGACGGTCGATGCCATGTATGCCACGACCGACGAAAACAAATTTATTGAGGTCACCTATGCGAATGGCGAAAAAGAAGTGCTGTACTTTAAGGACTTCGCCAGCGGCGCCCTCATCGAGGGCATCGTGTCGCGAGCCAAGAAATTTGCCGTCAAACGCGCCATTGCTCAAGAGGGGAGCGGTCTGCGGGCCGATGACCTGATCCGGGCGATTCGCGAAGAATTCAAAGAGCACGAAGACCTGCCGAACACGACCAATCCGGACGATTGGGCGAAGGTCGCCGGGAAAAAAGGTGAAAAGATTGTCCATCTTCGGACAATCAGCGGCGGGTTGTCAGAGGCGCGTCAAATCGAAACCGTCAACACGGGCCACTACCTGTAA
- the thiE gene encoding thiamine phosphate synthase, whose product MAPVDFRLYLVTDRHQTAGRPLLSVLGRAVRSGVRAIQLRERDLPIRELRSLAMELQVELPDVRLFINDRVDVALAVRAQGVHLRESSLPAGVVRGLLAPHQLLGLSVHSLDGVMAAEQQGADFVVLGPVYDTPSKRVYGPPIGLGVLEQAARKARIPIFAIGGITAARAREVRRAGAFGAAVLSSILSAVNVERATEELLSAIEIE is encoded by the coding sequence ATGGCCCCCGTCGATTTCCGTCTGTACCTCGTCACTGATCGTCATCAAACCGCCGGGCGTCCGCTCTTGTCCGTACTCGGGCGGGCCGTCCGTTCCGGCGTGCGAGCCATTCAACTCCGCGAGCGCGATCTGCCGATCCGCGAGCTGCGTTCACTGGCGATGGAGCTTCAGGTTGAGTTGCCGGATGTCCGGCTGTTCATCAACGATCGCGTCGATGTGGCGCTGGCCGTGCGCGCCCAGGGCGTGCATTTGCGCGAGAGCAGTCTGCCCGCGGGGGTGGTGCGGGGCCTGCTGGCGCCTCACCAATTGCTGGGGCTCTCAGTGCATTCGCTCGACGGGGTCATGGCGGCTGAACAACAAGGGGCCGACTTCGTGGTGTTGGGGCCCGTCTATGACACGCCGTCGAAGCGCGTGTACGGGCCGCCGATCGGATTGGGTGTGCTCGAGCAGGCTGCGCGGAAGGCGCGTATTCCGATCTTTGCCATCGGCGGGATCACGGCGGCTCGCGCGCGCGAGGTGCGACGCGCCGGGGCGTTCGGCGCGGCAGTGCTGTCGTCCATTTTAAGCGCAGTCAATGTCGAACGCGCGACCGAGGAATTGCTTTCCGCCATCGAGATCGAGTGA
- a CDS encoding histidinol-phosphatase: MDDRLHQLADIFRAMANLLAAQRANPYRVRAYRKAAEAILTIPGDLSDLAARRQLQEIPGIGKDLAGKIEEFLATGTIRAYEELNTPLPNEVAEWASLPGLSEALVSYLYFRLQIRTLPDLESLVASHLLRTQPGFSGSEDALLDAIRRQRESAAATPPAEAP; encoded by the coding sequence ATGGATGACCGTCTCCATCAACTCGCAGACATCTTTCGGGCCATGGCCAACCTGCTGGCGGCTCAACGCGCCAACCCTTACCGGGTACGCGCCTACCGAAAGGCGGCCGAGGCCATCCTCACGATTCCCGGAGACCTCTCCGATCTGGCCGCACGTCGTCAGTTACAAGAGATTCCTGGAATCGGGAAAGACCTGGCAGGAAAAATCGAGGAGTTTCTCGCCACGGGAACGATCCGCGCCTACGAGGAACTCAACACGCCGCTGCCGAATGAAGTGGCTGAATGGGCCTCGTTGCCAGGGCTGTCTGAGGCGTTGGTGAGTTACCTCTATTTCCGGCTGCAGATTCGCACGTTGCCGGATCTGGAATCCCTGGTTGCGTCCCACCTCTTGCGGACGCAACCAGGATTTTCAGGATCGGAAGACGCACTTCTCGACGCCATCCGCCGGCAGCGTGAATCCGCCGCGGCTACGCCGCCGGCCGAAGCTCCTTGA
- a CDS encoding PDZ domain-containing protein — protein sequence MEQRRSRRWLYLLLMVTVALGVGIVLEKGLERTGHASETYEELRTFSEVLTQVQKHYVDDTKVKDLVQGAIRGMLSTLDPHSAYMTPEMYKEMQVETKGEFGGVGIQIGVKENRLAVISPIEGTPAHRAGIKAGDFITKVNDEPTKDLTLMDAVQKMRGPKGTKVNLTIQRDGSADPLAFSLVRDTIKIESVKFKVLDNTIGYVRLTQFQEATGKDLGRALKQFKEQKVQGTILDLRNNPGGLLTAAVDVSEQFVGNGKLIVYTKGREGKKDEWFSKTKETLEDSPMIILVNEGSASASEIVAGALQDWGRAVIVGTTSFGKGSVQTILPLGDGSGLRLTTAKYYTPKGRSIQSTGITPDIVVKLQTQTVAKAGEKDAKETEPKTAKAPAAGKDPASSKPADESAHKNGAVSLGDAGGDISVEDDVQLQKAVELLKTWKIFKELRPAA from the coding sequence ATGGAACAGCGGCGGAGCCGGCGGTGGTTATATCTTTTGCTGATGGTGACAGTAGCTCTCGGAGTCGGAATCGTGCTGGAAAAGGGGTTGGAGCGGACCGGCCACGCCTCTGAAACCTACGAAGAGCTGCGCACCTTTTCCGAGGTGTTGACGCAGGTTCAAAAACACTATGTCGACGACACCAAGGTGAAAGACCTCGTGCAAGGAGCGATTCGCGGAATGTTGTCGACGCTGGATCCACATTCCGCCTACATGACGCCTGAAATGTACAAGGAGATGCAAGTCGAGACCAAAGGCGAGTTCGGGGGCGTGGGTATTCAAATCGGGGTGAAGGAAAACCGGCTGGCCGTGATCTCTCCGATCGAAGGGACGCCCGCGCACAGGGCCGGGATCAAGGCCGGGGATTTCATCACCAAGGTGAACGACGAACCCACCAAAGATTTGACCCTGATGGATGCGGTGCAGAAAATGCGCGGGCCGAAGGGCACCAAAGTGAACCTGACCATTCAGCGGGACGGCAGCGCAGATCCCCTGGCCTTTTCGCTGGTTCGGGATACCATCAAGATTGAAAGCGTCAAGTTCAAGGTGCTCGATAACACGATCGGATACGTACGATTGACGCAGTTCCAGGAAGCCACGGGAAAGGATCTGGGGCGCGCATTGAAGCAGTTCAAAGAGCAGAAGGTTCAGGGCACGATCCTCGACCTGCGTAATAACCCCGGGGGGTTGTTGACGGCGGCCGTCGATGTATCCGAGCAGTTTGTGGGGAACGGGAAGCTGATCGTGTATACAAAGGGACGCGAGGGGAAGAAGGACGAGTGGTTCTCGAAAACCAAAGAGACGCTGGAAGATTCTCCAATGATCATCTTGGTCAATGAAGGCTCGGCCAGCGCATCCGAAATTGTCGCCGGGGCCTTGCAGGATTGGGGGCGGGCAGTCATCGTCGGAACCACCTCGTTCGGCAAAGGGTCCGTGCAGACGATTCTCCCGCTTGGCGATGGGTCAGGGCTCCGGCTCACGACGGCCAAGTACTACACTCCGAAGGGACGTTCAATTCAGTCCACCGGGATCACGCCGGATATCGTCGTAAAATTGCAGACGCAGACGGTGGCGAAAGCGGGTGAGAAAGACGCGAAAGAGACGGAGCCGAAGACGGCCAAAGCTCCGGCCGCCGGCAAGGACCCGGCATCATCCAAACCGGCGGATGAATCTGCGCATAAGAATGGCGCGGTGTCGTTGGGCGATGCGGGCGGGGACATCTCCGTAGAGGACGACGTGCAGTTGCAGAAGGCCGTTGAACTCCTGAAGACCTGGAAGATCTTCAAGGAGCTTCGGCCGGCGGCGTAG